GCGCATCGAGGCTTTAAGGAAGTCGATGATAAAGGCCCATGTGGATTCCGCATCCGCTGGCCCGTGCCCAACACCACCTTCGACCATAACGTTCATCGCCGCATTGCGATCTTTGCGCATGGTGGCAACCACTTCATCCTGACGCGCGTTAAGGAAATATTTGTCGATGGATCCACACATCACCATCGCTGGAACTTTTTCCGTGTTTGGAAATTGTATGTAGCCACTGAATCCCGGGTGGAATGCGACCCATGCGATGGTTCGCTCTGGCCAGTCACGAGGGAAACTAGCGGAAAACCCAGTTCCATTCGAATGCCCAAAAGTCATAATGGGCACATCCGCGAGTTCTGGATGACCAGACAGCTCCGCTAGCTTTTGGATATGTTCTTCAATCAGAGCGACCGAGCTAATTCCGCGTTTAATCGGATCGCCATTCATGCCGACTAGAGCCAATTGCTCGTCTTCGGCAAACTTTTGAAGAATCGGCGTCTTGATATTTCCGATCCCGTGCATGGAGATATAAAAGGCAGCTTTTACCGTTTTAACGGACTCAGGTATATAGACATAGAAGCTAGCGTCCGTGCCACTGCTCCTTCCTATAATCGAATTCTTGGGATCCATCTGCACGGTGAAGCCAGTTAGGCTGCTATCCACTGGTTCGGGGCTCAGTTTGACCTCGATCGATTTGGACGCGGTGAAGAAGTCCATTGATTTGATTGGTATTTTCTTCGTGATGTGACCGCTGCGCGCCACCACCAACGTTGCGATATTCTTACGCTTGTTTGGCTTGAGTGGTTCGTTAATTTCGAATTCCAACGAAAACTCGCCATTGGCATCGGTATACGCATCCACTCTCAGCGGAGACAAAGTCAACTTGGCGTCATTGAGCCAATTATCATCGGTGTCCATCACCTTACCTGAGAGCACATAGCTACTCCCTGCAGCGATCGCAGTATGCCCTAACAAGAGCGCAGCGAGTATCCATCCCCATAAACTATACTTTTTCATATTCATTTTATTTCTCCCTGCACTATTGTATTTTGGCGCTAAAGGTTAGTCCTCGTAGTCTTCCTCAGAATCCATCTCGTTATTGACCTTCTTCGACGTTTCAATGCGAGCAAACCCACTGCAGCGTGCCTCGGCCAGTGCATTTGGATCGTCCGAAGACACAGCCATGCCCGTTTCAATTTTCTCAGGCATCGGCACCGTTACTTGCGCGATTTGCTTCCAGTTCTTCTGGTCCGAGGAACAGTATCCGACAAAGTCATCTCCCTTTCGAACCAGCATCGCATAGGGACTCTTAGCAGCAGCCAATGAACCGGCGCTGACTAGAGCAGCACCCTGCTCTGGCCTATAAACCATCTGCATGCGCCCAGACGGATCGCGTAGCACGGCAACCATCGCCGCATCGGCCGCCAAAGACTCACGAAACATGACGCCCGCTTTGGCATTGGGCAATGCTCCCGCCTGAATGTCCACTGCAGCCTTCACGCCTCCATCTCCATAATGAGCGTCCGAGAGATAGAAAAACTGATCCGAATTGCCAGAGATCGCACCACTGCCAAAAAGCTGATAGATACCTGCGGTGCTAGACATCCCGCGGCCTGTTAGGGTTGGATTTCCGATGTTATTTTTCCATAGGATCTGAGCCGCATGCTCACCTCTCGCTGGCCTCAAATCCATAAAGACATCGCAATGCTCAAAACTGCGTGTATAGACCTTATTATCACGAACGTAAGGCCCCAATGGCTTGCCCAGCGGGCGGTTTAGCTGGTCCATATAACTAGCTTCCCATTGCCAGCGCGGCTGTGTGCCATCCACGGAAGCCTGCACATAGAAATAGGAATACTCCTGAACATAGAGCAAATAAATCGCTAGGACGACATCAGCTGCGTCTTCCAGCTCGCGCTCATTGCTGACACCTTTGATCGGGTTGCGAAGAATTTGCATCTTCTGATTCTGTCCGGTTTCATAAGCGATCGCGATCGTCTCCGCAATGGTGTCATCATTGCCACCGCCGCTCCACCCCTCACGGTAAGTGCCATCCACATAGCCGATGCGCTGTCGCGCGGATGCATTATTATTCATCAGCAGCTGATTCACCGGCGTCGCTTTATAAAGGGCATCGAGCATATAGATCGGCACGCCTGACTTATCTACAAAGGTGCCGTCAATCGCGTCGTCACCCATCATTTTTTCGCAGCAACCCACCCACCACTTCAGAAAATCAGGATTCTCCCGCACGTAGGTCGGCAGTCGGCCGCGAATTATAAAGTCTTTTGCGATCCATTCATCCTTATGCTGATCAATTGTCGTATCGATACCGTAGTGCCCGAAGTAGATTCGGGAATTCCAGTAGAACAGCACTTTGATATCTGGATTGATCGCTTTCAGTCGTGCGCCGGTATCTAACATCCCTAAGCTGGTATTTGCCATCCCTGCTCCATTGGCCTTTTCGAGCACCACCAAATCATAGTTCTCTGCGATCGCTCGAATGTCCTCATCGGTATAAGCAGTCCGTTTGCGGATAAGCATACAGCGCGGGATTTTATCCCATGAAAACTTCGGAAAGGACTTCAGTTTCTCAGGGGTCGTGGGCGCATACGGGGTCGCCTCCATCGTATGTCCGTTCTTTAAATCGGAGAAGGGATATTTGGGATCTTCATGCTGCAAGGCGGGGTTTCTCAAGACGATTGAAGCATGCATTTCCGCATACCCCTTCGGTGGTCGACGCCCATTCAGTCGTCGCGGAACGAATCGCTCGAAGTCACTTTCGAGCACGAAGCCCTTCACAGTCGTATCAACACCATTCACCTGAACGGTTTGAAGCGCTGGTTCCGCAAACGCTTTCGCTTCCAGCGCGATAGCAAACTGCAATGTATCCGCATCTGCACTACCTAGCAGATTATTTCCGTTCCAAGTGATTGTATACACCCACCGCTCCCCATCCTCAATTCGTTCACAGGAAAGCAAGGGCGAGCTCAGGTCCACACTGCGGTAGCCATTTGCCAACACCAAATCCGTATCGGCTCCAGTCACAGTTCCAGCAGTTGGCAATAAGGTTATCCAAAAATGACTGTTCCGACCGGACGAATCGGCGGCAACTACAGATTGTGCGCTAAGAGAAAGCAGGCAGAACAATAGAATAATGTAGTGACACGTAGAATACACTTTAAAATAGGGAGATGGCGTTGATCAATTAGCAGCTGAAATGCAGCTGCTATCTGCTAGTTTTTAATACTACCTAAAATGCATCATACTGTCTATCACGTGAATTGGGGATAATTGATCCCCAAAGCTGCTACTGATAGTGATCAAACGACGTATCGGCGCGTAACGCCATTTGTTCCACCAGAACTAGCATCCTCACCGATGCTGGTTCTTTGTGTTATACTAAAAGAGTCGTTAAAATCTTTGAGTCTGTTTTCTCGCTTTAGTGTAGCGGATCCGCGAAGCGGTTTCGATCTTTGCAGTGACTGAGGTTGATGTGGCCGAAATGGCTTCGCCAGTCCGCTACGAATGAAGGGGGCGTGATGTGCTTAGATCCTGTTTTCTAGCTTTAGTGTCGCGGATCCGCGAAGCGGTTTCGATCTGAGCTGTGACTGAGGTTAATGTGGCCGAAATGGCTTCGCCAATCCGCTACGAATGAAGGGGGCGTGTTGTGCTTTGAGTCTGTTTTCTAGCTTTAGTGTCGCGGATCCGCGAAGCGGTTTCGATCTGAGCAGTGACTGAGGTTAATGTGGCCGAAATGGCTTCGCCAATCCGCTACGAATGAAGAGGACGTGTTGTGCTTAGATCCTGTTTTCTAGTTTTAGTGTCGCGGATCCGCGAAGCGGTTTCGATCTTTGCAGTGACTGAGGTTGATGTGGCCGAAATGGCTTTGCCAGTCCGCTACGAATGAAGGGGCGTTTACGAAAACGCTAGTAGTCAGTGGTTAGCCTCAGATCAACTGATGATTTACAATCAATCTCCCTTCACTGCTTTGCGCACTTGCTGCATGATCTCAATGCACTCGGGATTCACAAACGGGGCATCCGCCGTAATATATGGAGTCGTTGATAGGTTAATGGTGATGGGTAGATTCGCAGCATCGGCCTGTTTGAAAATTTCGATGTATTTCTCTGCGGAAAACTTAGGTTTCGCGACAAACGCTCCGTTGCGCAAGCGGGCCGACCACGCATCCATATAAAACCAAGCAGCCGAAGTTTGCCCCTCAAGTTGGCCCCCGTCTTCAAACAAAAAGGCAGGCTGATGCTCTGGCGCTCGACCGCTGCCGTCTGAAACCACGAGATCACTGAACGGCGATAAATTCGGAAACAGATTCTGACTAAATCCAACCGGCGCATTCGGATTGCCTGCTTTAATCGCATTCGCAAATTTCTCCCACGGAGGATCCACCTGATACAGTTTCCAGCCACAGTCATCGACATAACCAGCGGTCGTTGCCAGATCCTCGCCATAGCGAAGGCTCACTTCACGGAAATGGGATTCCAGGAAATTGAAGTAACCCGTCGGATCCGGTTCGTCACCACTGCCATAGGTGTTGCCATACAACTGCTCAATGCCGCTGTTGGGGTTATAGTAAAGCATGAGGCGAATATCATGTTTGGCCAACGCATCGATGAGCTCCCGAATCAAATCACGTTCGCAAGTAAACCCAGGTTTGATTGCATCAATGGTCTCGCTGGGGCCAGGCCAATAATGGTCGCCGTGGGCACAGGTAAAACAGACCCACGATGCGCCGATTTCTACAGCCGTTGCGACAAAGGCATCCACATCAAAACGGTCCACCCGCTTCTGGTATTCCCCATTGCTCGACTGCCCCGTCGATGAAAAATGCACAAACCAACCATACTTGCCATCCACCATCCATTGCACATCAGCTTTCATCGCTTGTGCACGCTCGTTGATGGCAACCAGCGCTTCTGGACGCACCAGTTCAATCGACCACAGGGCAAACGGTGTGCTCTTTCCTTTAGCGTTCTTCATCGCATTCAACGCATCGCGCTCTGCCTGCGTCCCTTTAAAATTGACTAACCGTAAACAGATTTGGTTGATCCCTTTCTGCAACAGCAGGTTCTCTTTCAGCCAGTGGCGTTGCACTAGTGGCCGCGTATCCCAATTCGGCACATTGGCTGTCTCGGTGATGCTGGACGTTCCTGAACTAAGCTCCAAGGTGGATTGAGCCAGAATTTCATCCAGTCCTGTATATACCAGTGCGACGCTATATACCGCTTCATATGGCGCATCCACTTCCCACGTCATGACATCCTCTTCACTTTCAAAGCCGCGAATAAACGCATTATTCACCACCGTCGGCGTGGGACGATCTGCAACGTTTAGATTCCCAGACAGCTCTGCCCGAAATCCCATGATCGTGGTAATGTCATCCGGCCGGAGTTCCCACGTCCTCGGTGCCCAGTAGGGATGCATCTCTGCCTCTTGGCTCCAAGTCGTTATTGGAATCAGCCAGAGAATACAAAGGAGAACGTATCGTTTCATTCCCCCCGAATCGCCTTCCTGACTGCCTCCATCACTGCCATGATCTCCGGATCGAACACCGGATGCTCTGCAGT
The window above is part of the Lentimonas sp. CC4 genome. Proteins encoded here:
- a CDS encoding alpha-L-fucosidase; the encoded protein is MKRYVLLCILWLIPITTWSQEAEMHPYWAPRTWELRPDDITTIMGFRAELSGNLNVADRPTPTVVNNAFIRGFESEEDVMTWEVDAPYEAVYSVALVYTGLDEILAQSTLELSSGTSSITETANVPNWDTRPLVQRHWLKENLLLQKGINQICLRLVNFKGTQAERDALNAMKNAKGKSTPFALWSIELVRPEALVAINERAQAMKADVQWMVDGKYGWFVHFSSTGQSSNGEYQKRVDRFDVDAFVATAVEIGASWVCFTCAHGDHYWPGPSETIDAIKPGFTCERDLIRELIDALAKHDIRLMLYYNPNSGIEQLYGNTYGSGDEPDPTGYFNFLESHFREVSLRYGEDLATTAGYVDDCGWKLYQVDPPWEKFANAIKAGNPNAPVGFSQNLFPNLSPFSDLVVSDGSGRAPEHQPAFLFEDGGQLEGQTSAAWFYMDAWSARLRNGAFVAKPKFSAEKYIEIFKQADAANLPITINLSTTPYITADAPFVNPECIEIMQQVRKAVKGD
- a CDS encoding putative glycoside hydrolase, whose protein sequence is MPTAGTVTGADTDLVLANGYRSVDLSSPLLSCERIEDGERWVYTITWNGNNLLGSADADTLQFAIALEAKAFAEPALQTVQVNGVDTTVKGFVLESDFERFVPRRLNGRRPPKGYAEMHASIVLRNPALQHEDPKYPFSDLKNGHTMEATPYAPTTPEKLKSFPKFSWDKIPRCMLIRKRTAYTDEDIRAIAENYDLVVLEKANGAGMANTSLGMLDTGARLKAINPDIKVLFYWNSRIYFGHYGIDTTIDQHKDEWIAKDFIIRGRLPTYVRENPDFLKWWVGCCEKMMGDDAIDGTFVDKSGVPIYMLDALYKATPVNQLLMNNNASARQRIGYVDGTYREGWSGGGNDDTIAETIAIAYETGQNQKMQILRNPIKGVSNERELEDAADVVLAIYLLYVQEYSYFYVQASVDGTQPRWQWEASYMDQLNRPLGKPLGPYVRDNKVYTRSFEHCDVFMDLRPARGEHAAQILWKNNIGNPTLTGRGMSSTAGIYQLFGSGAISGNSDQFFYLSDAHYGDGGVKAAVDIQAGALPNAKAGVMFRESLAADAAMVAVLRDPSGRMQMVYRPEQGAALVSAGSLAAAKSPYAMLVRKGDDFVGYCSSDQKNWKQIAQVTVPMPEKIETGMAVSSDDPNALAEARCSGFARIETSKKVNNEMDSEEDYED